The proteins below are encoded in one region of Acidobacteriota bacterium:
- a CDS encoding YbhB/YbcL family Raf kinase inhibitor-like protein, whose amino-acid sequence MALELTSSAFGPGEEIPVRYTCEGEDLSPPLEWKGLPEGTKSLALIVDDPDAPDPARPRMTWVHWVVYNIPPTASGLEEGASGRRMPEGAREGLNDWKRTGYGGPCPPIGRHRYVHKLYALDTTLPELPEATKAAVERAMEGHVLAKAELVGTYRKRGR is encoded by the coding sequence ATGGCGCTGGAACTGACGTCGTCCGCCTTCGGGCCGGGAGAGGAGATCCCGGTCCGGTACACGTGCGAGGGGGAGGATCTCTCCCCGCCGCTCGAGTGGAAGGGACTCCCCGAGGGAACGAAGAGCCTCGCCCTGATCGTCGACGATCCGGACGCCCCCGATCCGGCCCGCCCGCGGATGACCTGGGTCCACTGGGTCGTCTACAACATCCCTCCGACCGCTTCCGGCCTGGAGGAGGGCGCGTCGGGACGGCGCATGCCGGAAGGGGCGCGCGAGGGTCTGAACGACTGGAAGCGGACCGGCTACGGCGGCCCCTGCCCGCCGATCGGGCGGCACCGCTACGTCCACAAGCTCTACGCCCTCGACACGACCCTCCCGGAACTGCCGGAGGCGACCAAGGCGGCGGTCGAGCGGGCGATGGAGGGGCACGTCCTGGCCAAGGCGGAGCTGGTGGGGACCTACCGGAAGCGGGGGCGCTGA